Proteins found in one Bremerella volcania genomic segment:
- the ispD gene encoding 2-C-methyl-D-erythritol 4-phosphate cytidylyltransferase — MIKFSVILPAAGRSTRFGGGQLKKVYVPLLGQPVWLHSARRFAARPDVSGVVIVISQDDESYFREQFGGVCDELGIQIVLGGETRTDSIAHGIDALDSLSEFIAIHDAARPGIDDAMIDAVFNSAAGSGAAILALPVPGTLKRVSIEGKIVETVPREGIWEAQTPQVFRRQLILEAYDKFRREPATDDASLVERLGHQVSVVRGGMKNLKITTKEDLAVAERLLADLS; from the coding sequence TTGATCAAATTCAGTGTCATTCTACCTGCCGCCGGCCGTAGTACTCGTTTCGGCGGCGGCCAGCTGAAGAAAGTCTATGTGCCGCTACTCGGCCAGCCAGTCTGGCTGCACAGTGCCAGGCGGTTTGCCGCGCGGCCTGACGTGAGTGGCGTGGTCATCGTCATTTCTCAGGATGACGAGTCGTACTTCCGCGAACAGTTCGGTGGCGTCTGTGATGAGCTAGGCATTCAGATCGTTTTGGGAGGAGAAACCCGCACCGACTCGATCGCCCATGGAATCGACGCGTTGGACTCCCTTAGCGAGTTCATCGCCATTCACGATGCGGCCCGGCCTGGCATCGACGACGCAATGATCGACGCGGTATTCAACAGCGCAGCAGGCAGCGGGGCCGCGATCCTTGCTTTGCCGGTACCAGGCACGCTCAAACGCGTTTCGATCGAAGGGAAGATCGTCGAAACGGTTCCTCGCGAAGGGATCTGGGAGGCGCAAACTCCCCAGGTCTTCCGGCGGCAGTTGATTCTCGAGGCGTACGATAAGTTTCGTCGTGAGCCTGCCACCGACGATGCCAGCCTGGTCGAACGCCTGGGGCACCAGGTGTCGGTGGTTCGCGGTGGGATGAAGAATCTGAAGATCACCACCAAGGAGGATCTGGCCGTGGCCGAGCGGCTTCTGGCCGACCTAAGTTGA